Genomic segment of Candidatus Neomarinimicrobiota bacterium:
CCCCGCGTGCCCATTTCCGCCCGCCTGTTTCTGGACACCTTCGAGACAGTAGGTGCCAGCCGGATCATCACCATGGACCTGCACTCGCCGCAGATCCAGGGCTTTGTGAATATACCTTTCGACCACCTATACTCACGCCTCGTACTGCTGGAGCGGCTGAAGCGGGAGCAGCTGACCTTCGATAACGGTGTGGTCCTCAGCCCTGATATGGGCAGCGCACGCATGGGCCAGGCCTACGCCCGCTATCTGGACTTGGGCTTTGCCCTGATTGACAAGCGGCGACCGGCCCCCAATCGGGTGGAAGTGGTGCACCTGGTGGGTAACCTGCAGGACCGCCACGTGCTCATCATCGACGACATGGTGGATACGGCGGGTACGCTGGTGAGCGCTGCCGAGAGCGCCAAGGAGCACGGAGCCCTGTCGGTAACGGCGGTGGCTACCCACGGGCTGTTTTCCGGACCGGCGGTGGAGCGCCTGCTAAGTGCGCCTATCGACCGCATCATCGCCACCGATACCATTGATATTAAAGCGACGGGCCTACGGGACAAACTGGAGATCATATCCGTGGCCGGGGTGTTTGCCGACTCGATCCGGCGAATTACGGAGGGCCGATCGCTGAGTTCCCTGTTCGAATTGGAGGACTGATCCATGTCCAGCCAGGAATACAAAATTGAAGTTTTTCCCCGTGAGGAGATCTCCGGGCCCGGTTTGCGCCAGCTCAGGGTGGAGGGATTCGTGCCGGGCATTTTCTACGCCCTTGACCAGCCGGAGTCCATCCCCTTCAAAGTCGACATGAAGGAGCTCAAGCTGGCGCTGCAGAGCGAAGCCCTGATTTACCACATCAGTGTGGGGGGCAAAAAGCGTAATGTGCTGATTAAGGAGATCCAATACCACTACGTCAGCGACGAGATTATTCACGTCGATTTTCAGGGCGTACGCATGGATGCGATCGTTGAAGTGGGCGTACCCATCCACGCGCTGGGGCGTCCGGTGGGGGTCAAGGACGAAGGGGGCCAGCTGCATATGGCGCTGTTGGAGATTCTACTCCGTTGTCGCGTGAGCGATATCCCTGCGCACATTGAGATTGACATCAGCGAGCTGCACATCGGCGACGCCATCCATGCCGGTGATCTGGAGATTGGCGACGCCGAGCTCGTGACGCCTTCTGATACTGCCGTGCTTTCAGTCGCCAGACCGCGGGCTATCGAGGAAGAAGCGCTGGAAGCCGAGGAGGAGGTCGAGGAGTTCCTCTTTGATGAGGAGGCGGAGGGCGAGGCCGGTGCGAAGCCTGCTGATGCTGATGAAGCAGAAGCCTCCAAAGAGTAGCTTAGCGGCGTGCAACTCATTGTCGGCCTTGGCAACCCCGGTCCCCGCTACGCCACTACCCGGCACAACTTTGGCTTCTGGGTTGTGGACGCGCTGGCGCAGCAGTGGCGTCTGGCATTCAAGCCGGGTACGGGCGAGTACGTGTGCGTGGTGCGTAGCGACGGCGCTTTGGCGGTGATCAAGCCGATAGCATTCATGAACGACAGCGGTGGGCCGGTTAGCGCTGCGCTGGCTTTTTTCGGGGCTGCTCAGACGGATATGCTGGTGGTGAGCGACGACATCGATCTGCCCCTGGGAAGCATGCGTTTCCGTGCGCGCGGCAGCGCCGGAGGACACAAGGGGCTGGCCGCCGTCATTTTCGCGCTGGAATCGGACGAGTTCCCGAGACTGCGGCTGGGCATTGCCACCGATGTCCAGATGCGCCCCAGCGAAAAGTATGTGCTGGAGCCGTTTCGATCCCGGGATGAGCCCCTGGTGAAAGCAACGCTGCGGCGGGCGCTCGACGGGATCCACACCTATCTGCAGCAGGGCGTTGATGAGGCGATGACCCGCTTCAATCCGGCACCGATGGGCGAGCCAGGCGCCAAGCTCAAGGAGACCTCGTCCCGTTGAATTTCATCCCCACCATCATATTGCCCATTGGCCTGCTGGCCCTGCTGTTCGCCTACTGGAAATCCCGCTGGGTGGCGCGGCAAGACCCGGGATCAGAGCGGATGCGCGAAATCGGTGGCGCTATCCGTGAGGGGGCCATGGCCTTTATCAAGGCAGAATACAGGATCATGGCCCTATTTGTGGTGGCCGTGGGAGTGCTGCTTTTCTTTTTGAATCGGGACCGCGGCCCGGGACTTGGGCTGGTGGCGGCATCGTTCGGGGTGGGCGCCAGCTGCTCGGCGCTGGCGGGCTACATCGGGCTGCGGGTGGCGACCCTGGCCAACCACCGCACCACCCACGCAGCGGCCACTAGCCTGGGTAAAGCGTTAGAGCTGGCATTTACCGGTGGCTCGGTGATGGGGCTGAGCGTAGTGGGTCTGGGCGTCATCGGTCTGGCCGGTCTCTTTTACCTCTACGAGCCTATGTACACGGGTCTCCCCCAAACGATGGAGGTGCTGTCGGGTTTTGCCCTGGGTGCATCGTCCATCGCCCTGTTTGCCCGCGTTGGAGGGGGCATCTACACCAAGGCCGCAGATATCGGGGCCGATCTGGTGGGTAAGCTGGAGGCGGGCATCCCGGAAGACGACCCCCGCAACCCGGCGACGATTGCCGATAACGTGGGCGACAATGTGGGCGACGTGGCCGGGATGGGCGCCGACCTCTTCGAGTCCTATGTGGGGTCCATCATCGGCGCCATGGTGCTTGGCTCGGTAGCGATCACCGCCGGGGGCGCGGACACGGCCCAACTGGTGATGATACCCCTATTCCTGGCCGTGGCGGGTACGCTGGCATCCATGTTGGGTACCTTTACCGTGCGCGTTCGTGAGGGGGGCAACCCACAGGTTGGCCTGAACGCGGGCGTTCTGACAGCCGGCCTGCTCACCCTCGTGGCCACCTGGTTCATCACCCGCTGGCAGCTGCCCGAGGCCGTCATGCTGGGGAGCAAGTCTGTTTCCGGCACAGCGGTGTTCGCTTCAGCCATCACGGGGCTGATAGCCGGCGCGCTGGTGGGGCTCTCGACCGAGTATTTCACGGCCGAAAACCGTGGCCCGGTCCAACATATCGCCCGGCAATCTGAAACGGGGGCCGCCACCAATCTCATTGCCGGGCTGGCCACAGGTATGTACTCGACCGTGGCGCCGGTCCTGCTTATCGCTACTGCCATCGTCGTGAGCCACGCTTACAGCGGCCTCTACGGCATCGCTATCGCGGCTCTGGGCATGCTCTCCACGACGGGCATACAGCTGGCGGTGGACGCCTACGGTCCCATCGCCGATAATGCCGGCGGCATTGCCGAGATGTCGCAGCAGCCGCCCGAGGTTCGTCAGCGCACAGACCGCCTTGACGCGGTGGGCAATACCACCGCCGCCATCGGGAAGGGTTTTGCTATCGGGTCGGCGGCATTGACCGCTCTGGCTCTGTTTGCGGCTTTCACCCGGGTTGTGGGGCTCGAAAGTATAGACGTCAGTGAGCCCATCATCATGGCTGGCGTGCTGATTGGCGCCATGCTGCCGTTCCTGTTTTCCAGCCTGGCCCTGCAGGCGGTGGGGGCGGCCGCCTTTGAGATGATTGCGGAAGTGCGCCGGCAATTTCGCGAGGTGCCCGGGTTGTTGGAAGGCACCGCCCTCCCGGATTATGGTGCCTGCGTGAGCATCTCCACTAACGCGGCGCTGAGAAAGATGATTGCACCCGGCCTGCTGGCCATATTCGCGCCGGTACTGGTGGGCTTTCTGGCCTCGCCCAGTATGCTCGCTGGGCTCCTGACCGGTATTACCACCTCGGGTGTGCTCATGGCCCTATTCATGTCCAACGCCGGAGGAGCCTGGGACAACGCCAAGAAGCACATCGAAGCGGGTGCCTTCGGCGGCAAGGGTTCGGACGCCCATAAGGCCGCTGTCACTGGCGATACCGTGGGTGATCCCTTCAAGGATACGGCCGGGCCATCACTCAATATCTTGATTAAGCTAACAGCGGTAGTATCGCTCGTTATAGCGCCACTCATCAAATAATTTCCAGGAGAACTTGAGTTGAGATATTACGAAGCCATTTACATTGTGCACCCCAACATTGAGCATGAAGAATTGGACAAACTCATTGGAAACACCAAGGCATCGGTGGAAAAGCGCAATCGGGAAATCCTTTACGTGGAAAACCTGGGCAAAAAGCGCTTGGCATACCCGATCCAAAAGCAGAGATTTGGGACCTATATCATGCTGCAGTTTCGTGGTGATGGCGCTGGCAATGCGCGCCTGAATCAGGATTTGGAACTGGAGGAGAAGATTCTGGCCCACATGATAGTAAGGATTGAAGAGGATGAGGTAAGAGAGGCCCGGAAGGAAGAACCGGAAAGCAAGCCCGAGGGTGCGGTGGAAAAGAGTCCCCAGAAGCCCAAAGATGTTGAACCCAGCGAGGGTAAGCAAGTTAAAGCCGTGGAGCCTGATGCTCCCGCTGAAGTGGATGAGTCTGCCGGCGTCGACGGGAGTCCCCCTCCGGAAAAGGAGAATCCGGAACCGGAGGGAACGGAATGAGGGCGGCGATGGTGGCCTAGACTGATGGGCAGGCCGCCCGATACGAAGTGATTTGAGGAGGGAGCTGAGCAAATGGATTTGAGAATGCCCGATCTGAACATGATTTTGCTGGCGGGAAACCTGACGAATGATCCCAAGTATTCTGAAACCAAAAACGGAACTCCCGTGGTGAATTTTTACATGGCCTCTAACAAACGCTTCAAGGACCGCAACGGGATGATCAAGGAAGACGTCTGCTTTGTGGGGATCGTGGCATGGGACAACCTGGCCATCAGCTGCCGCGACAATTTGAGCAAAGGCAGCAGCGTATTTGTGACTGGCGAGCTGCAGAGCCGCAAGCTGTTTACGGATGGAGGTGCCGGGCGCAATGTTGTGGAAATCAAGGCAAAGAAAATTCAGTTTTTGGATGCCCATCGGGTGCCGATAGATGATCTGGGGGCCAATGCCCAGAACGTTACCGTTGGGGATTCGGAACTGGCATCACAGAACCACTAATCGACACTAGGTGTTGCCCGCTGGTGGTTACGCAGCAAGTGTGACCAGGGGCGGCGCCGGAGGAGAACTTCAATGGCCTTCATGAGTCGCAGAAAAGTTTGCAAGTTTTGCGAGAACCGTGATCAGCGCATCGATTACAAGGATGCGCGTACCCTGCGCCGGTTCGTGACCGAGCAGGGCAAAATCATTCCGCGCCGCATCACGGGTGTCTGTGCGCGGCATCAGCGGGAGCTCACCCAGGCGATCAAGCGGGCCAGGAATATGGCCCTGATACACTATACCCTGGACGTGACCCAGAGCTAGGGCAGAGGGAGAGGCAGGATGGAGATTATCTTGACCCAGGACGTGGATTCGCTGGGGCCCGTGGGGCAGGTTCTGCAAGTCGCTCCGGGCTACGCCCGAAATTACCTGTTTCCCAAGGGGCTGGCCCTACGCGCGACTCCGGCCAATCTCCGCAAGCTGGAGGAAGCCGCCCGACTGGCCGCCAACCGTGAGCTACGGGAGCGGGCGGAACTGGGCAAGCTGGCTGACAAGCTGGCGAAGACCGAGCTGACCGCGCAAGTCACGGTAGGCGACGACGACAAAGTCTTTGGCTCGGTCACCTCCCAGAATATTGCCGACCTGCTGGCCGAGAAGGGCTATGATTTAAGTCGGCGCGACATCAACCTCGAGGAGCCCATCAAGGCGCTGGGACAGTACGATGTGGAAGTCAAACTGGGGCACGGCGTTACCGGTAGCGTAAAAGTGTGGGTGGTGCGGGAGTAGCGCCCGCGTGCCACCTCGTTCCGCCCACCTCCCGATCCCCCCGGCTCTCCCCCAGCGGCCCCCAAGAGGGACGCCGCCCAACCCCGGCGATTGACCTGAGGCCCCGCGTGTACGCCCAAGTCGTCCTGCCACTGTCCAGCTACAAGTCCTTCACGTACAGGATACCCACCCAAATCCAGGAGAAAATAGAGGCCGGAACCTTCGTGTCGGTGCCGTTTCGCAACTCGCGAACCACAGGTGTGGTCATCGACGTGCAACCGAACACCAGTTACCGTGGCCGGATCAAGCCCATTCGCGGCGTGCACGGTGACTTTGCCAGCCTGCCCAGGGACCTGTGGGACACGCTGAAGTGGGTGAGTCGCTACTATTTCACGCCGCTGGGCATGGTGCTCAAGAGTGCCCTGCCGCTTGGATTCTCAGATGCGGCGACAGAGGGCATGCAGGCGGTGGTCAGGGTGACGGATGAGGGACGGCAGGCGCTGGCAGTGTGGGCTGGCCGGGCGCCTGCTCAGCGGGCGGTGCTCGCCCAACTGGTCAAGGAGCCTGAGGCTGTGGCCGTGTCAGCCCTCGCTGCAATCACGACGCGCCCGTGGCCGGTTTGCCGGCGGCTCGAGGAACGCGGCTGGGTGGAGGTGGTCATGCGCAGGCCCGTTTCCGACCCAACCAAGGTGTGGCGATCAGCGCCGGCCAAGACTGTGGAGCTGACGGAGGAACAGCAACGGGTCGTGAACGCCATGTCAGCGGCTGGAGCGGCGGGTGAGTTTGCACCCTTTCTTCTGCGCGGCGTAACGGGCAGCGGGAAAACAGAGGCCTATCTGGCTGCGGCGCAGGAGGTGCTGTCCCGGGGCGGATCGGTGCTTGTGCTGGTGCCGGAGATTGCCCTTACGCCGCAGGTGGCCCAGCGGTTCCGTACAACCTTTGGTGAGCGCGTGGCCCTCTGGCACAGCCGGCTGTCCCGGTCGGAGCGTGCCTGGACGTGGCAAGAGCTGCTCAAGGGGCGCTTCTCGGTGGTGGTTGGGGCCCGGAGCGCCCTGTTTGTTCCGCTGCCGCAGCTGCGGCTGCTCATCGTGGATGAGGAACAGGAGGGCAGCTACAAGCAGGAAGACCCTGCGCCGCGCTACCACGCCCGCGATGTGGCCCTGATCAGGGGAAAATTCGCGCGGGCCGTTGTGCTGCTCACCAGTGCAACACCGAGCACAGAGTCGTATTATAATGGCCTGCTGAATAAATTTGCCAGCCTGGAGCTGAAGCAGCGCTACGGGGGTGCGGTGTACCCCAAAGTGAGCGTCGTCGATATGAAGGTGGAGCGACAGCGGAGCGAGAATTACGATCTCATTATCTCGGGGCCGCTGGAAGCTGCCATTGCGGACCGCCTCAAGCGCAAAGAGCAGGTCATTCTACTGCAGAACCGGCGCGGTTATGCCCCTGTCATCGGCTGCAACGACTGCGGGTACACGGAAACCTGTCCCCACTGTGCAGTCCTGTTTACTTATCACAAGTCAAGCGGCCGGCTCACGTGTCACTTCTGCGGCGCCACAGCGCCGGGGCCAGAAGTGTGCCCCGACTGTGGCAGCCCCCATATTTATCTCCACGGGGTAGGCACCGAAAAGGTGCAGGAGCGGGTGCAGCAGCTCTTTCCCCAGGCCCGGATATTGCGCCTGGACGCCGATACCACCCGTCGGCGTGGCGCCATTTACGAACAGCTCGAGTCGTTTGCCGCCGGTGAACGGGACATATTGGTGGGGACGCAGATGATCGCCAAGGGCCTGGACTTCGAGAACGTCACCCTGGTTGGGGTAGTCAATGGAGATACGGCGCTCTTCCTGCCTGATTTCCGTGCTGGTGAACGAACTTTCCAGCTGGTCTATCAGGTGTGCGGACGGGCGGGGCGCCGCCGGGAGAAACCGGGCGAGGCCATCATTCAAACCGACCATCCAGACGACATCATCATTAAGGCCGCTGCCCGGCTTGATGTCCGCCGCTTCTATAATCAAGTCATGGCCGAGCGCAAGGAGCTGCTGTATCCGCCCTTCTCCCGACTCGTCCGGCTGCTGCTACAAGGCAAGCGTGAGGCCCAGGTTTGGCAGCGGGCCCGGGACCTGCGCAGCCGCCTGACGCCCCTGCCGGGGGGCATCTCTCTGCTGGGTCCGGCGTCCGCGCCGTACGAGCGCTTACGGGGAGTCTGGCGCGTACATTTGCTGCTCAAGTCCAGCCGCGCGACAGACCCTGGCGGCAAGCGCCTACATCAGCTGGTCGCCAGCCGTATCCCGCAGTCGTGGTTGGAGCGTAGTCACCAAGGCGTGCGCTTGAAGCTGGACGTCGACCCGGTGGCCCTCCTGTGAGGGCCATGGTTGCGGCCGCTCTCGCCGGTTGCCTTGCAGCCGGACTGGCCGGCGAGCAAGCGACCCCCCGTTCGGATGCTCTGGCGCTGCGGGGATTCAGCGACAGTTCGCTGGGCCGGATTGCACTGCACGTCCCCGGCGACTATTCGGCGACCGCGGCCACGTTTCTGCAAGAGACAGCCGCCAGCGTGGCCCTAGCACTGACAACGCGATTCGGCCCGGTGGACCCGGCGCCATTTCAGCTGGTGGTGGTGGAATCCCGGGCGCAACTGCAGGATTGGCTTGGCCATGCACTCCCCAGGTGGATTCACGCCGTGGCAAGCGAGCATCCACCTCGGGTTGTCATCCTTGGACCAGACCTGAGTGGTCGGGACCCTGCCAGCCAGCGCTTCGAAATGACTCTTTTTCACGAGCTGGCCCACATCTACCTCTACCGCCTGCCCTCCGGCCGGGAAGGGGAGTCCCTGCCCGGATGGTTCCACGAGGGGTTGGCCGTCTATGTGAGCGGGGGTCTGGACCGTGGCATGCACCAGGCCCTGATCCGCGGGCGGGTGACCGGCAAGTACTACGCGTTGGCCGAGCTGCGCCGTATTTATCACACCTCCCCGGCGCTGAGCCAGCTGGCCTACGCCCAGTCTCTGCTTGCCATCCAATCAATGGAGGAGTTTTACGGTGACGGCGTGTTTCGCGAGCTGTTTGACAGTTTACGCCGGGGAGCATCGTTTGCCGAGGCCTTTGGCACGGTAGCCGGTGTCACGCCCCCGCAATTTCAGGACCGTTACCAGCAGGCCTTGCGCCAACGCTACAACCCTCTGATGATCATCACCGATCCAGGCGCGGTATTTATCTTGTTGCCCTTGCTGCTGCTGGTGGCCTACTTTGTTCGTCAGCGCCGCAACCGGGCGATCAGGGCCCGCTGGCTTACCGAGGGTGAGACTGGCTGGGAGAGTGAGACCGGGGGGCGTCCGGGTGATCATGATGCGGAGACGTAGACCCATGACAATAGAGCGAAACGGCCGGCGCCACGGTGGGCTGTGGGGGCCCGTTCTGGCGGGCCTGGTGATGCTGGGCGGCGCGGTAACACCGCTGGGGGCACAAGCCAGTTTCGACTGGCTGAGCGATGCTGCCCATCCCCGTGGAATGGCGTTGGCCAACGCCGGTATCGCTGCGGGCGGCCCGACCGAAGGGTTGGGGCTGAATCCCGCCGGCTTGGTTTGGGGGCGGGCACCGGAAGTGGGGGCAAGCCGGAGTCTGGTACTGGTCCTGCGTCGCTACCCCGCTGACATCAACCTGCAGCTGACGCGGATCGTTTTGCCGCTGGGTGGTCAAATGCTGGGCTTCGAAATTCTGCGCCTCGACTACGGCACGTTCGCAGGGTATGACAATGAAGGCTTCCAGACCGGGGACTACACTGCGCAGGATATCCTGATTAGAGCAGGACTGACGCGTCGCCTGGGACGATTCCTATCCGTGGGGGTCTCGCTGGGGGGCGTGCACAGCAATCTGGCAGAGGTGCAATTCAACGCGGCGCTGTGGTCCTTCGGTGCGCGGCTGGAAGTTCGGCCGTTGGGGGCTCAGTTGGGCGTGGTTGTTCAGAACCAGGGCACACTCTATGCGGGGACGGAGAGTGGCGGGGTCCCCGGTGAACTGCCCACCATCTGGCTCGTTGGCCTGGCCAAATCGCTGGCCTATCTACCGCTCACCTATTATGTGGCAGTGGGGAGGAATGTGACGACGGGCGACCCCGTATGGCGCCTGGGCGGCGAGTTCCGTCTGGGCAGGCTGCTACTGCGGGTGGGGGTTGACCAAGGCAAGCGCGATTATGCACGGGGCAGCGCCAGCGCCGACCTGTTTTCAGGCTTCGCGCTGGGGGTTGGAATACGGCCGAAGAGGCGTGCCGCGCTACCAACTGCGGGACAGCGGCAACCCCTCGACATCAGTCTGGATGGTGCGGTGAAATTGCTGGGACCGCTGGGGTATAGCACCGCACTGGCTCTGGGGCTGCAATTCTAGTTGCCAGCACCGCCACCGGGCTGACTCGAGTCATAGTTTATAGGCGACCATAAGACCGTCACGGACCGGCAACAGGACGTTGCTCACATCGGGATCGGCAGTGATAAAGGTGTTGGTCTCGGCGATGGCCCGGGAGGGGGCATCGTCGGGACTCAGAACGCGGCCGCTCCATAGGGCGTTGTCGAGCACGATAACACCGCCAGTGCGCAGAAGGGCCTTGCAGGCCTGGTAGTAGGAGCGGTAATTCTCCTTGTCGGCGTCGATAAATGCCAGATCAAACGGGGCCTGCAGCTGTTCGATGGTCTCGCTCGCCGGTCCGATGTGGATGGTGATTTTCTTGCCCCACGGCACACGGGCAGCAAAATCGTCCACGATGCCCGCATACTGTGGGTTGATCTCGCAGGTGTGCACTTCGCCGTTGTCGGGGAGCGCTTCGGCCAGCTTCAGGGTGCTGTAGCCGGTGAACGCACCCACTTCCAGCACCCGCCTGGCCCCCAGAGTGCGGGCCAACAGCTGCAGCACCGCTCCCACCATGTAGCCCGCCAGCATTTGCGGCGTCTCGGTGTTGGCCTGGGTGTAGCTGGTGAGATCCCGGTAGATGGGGTCCTCCTGTGAGGTCTGCTGGCGGCAGTAGGCCTCAATTTCGTCGGGGAGGAAGCTCAGCATAGCTGGTCAGTCCTGGAGCAGATCCTGCAATTGGCCGGACACATTCAGCGCGTACAGGTCGTCAAACCCGCCAATAGGCTGGCCATTGATGACAATCTGTGGTACGGTATATCCGCCGGTTAACCCGGCGAGCTCCGCCCGCGTCATCCCCATCTGGTCAATGTTGGTCTCCTCCCACGATGCACCCAGGGATCGGAGCAATTGCTTGGCCTGTGCACAGTAGGGACACCAGGTCGTGACGTACATGTTGATTCGGGCCATCATGAATATCCTTAATATTTGTCCGTCAAGGCAAGGATCAAATCTTTTGGGGACCGAGGCCAAGCCGGATTACCCCTACGCCAGGTCGTGCCTACAGCCCCAGTTGAGACCCAATTTGCCACTGAAATCAACGGGTCCCGGTCGCTATCCGCGGAACTGACGCCCAGGCGAAAAACATGGCCGGCGCCGCGGAGAGGCAGAAAGCGGCTATCAGCTGCCACGCAAGCGATTCGCGGGCGGAACTGCGTGCTTGACTCTACTAGCATAAATAGATAGATTTTGGGCTAAGAGCTGGCGCCGTATCGTGCGAAAGCCGATCAAACGCCAGACCCCTATTCGCAAGCATACTTCACTGAGTCTACTCGACCACATGACCGTTAAAGTATTGGGCACCCCTTACCGGAGATGGGGGACGCCTACCTACTTTTCTGCCGTCAACAGGGCAGAAAAGTACAGTTGTCAAGGAACGTAACAAGGAGGAGCACGCTATGGCGTCTCTGCAGGACTGGTTTGATGACATAGGC
This window contains:
- the prs gene encoding ribose-phosphate diphosphokinase, which gives rise to PRVPISARLFLDTFETVGASRIITMDLHSPQIQGFVNIPFDHLYSRLVLLERLKREQLTFDNGVVLSPDMGSARMGQAYARYLDLGFALIDKRRPAPNRVEVVHLVGNLQDRHVLIIDDMVDTAGTLVSAAESAKEHGALSVTAVATHGLFSGPAVERLLSAPIDRIIATDTIDIKATGLRDKLEIISVAGVFADSIRRITEGRSLSSLFELED
- a CDS encoding 50S ribosomal protein L25; translated protein: MSSQEYKIEVFPREEISGPGLRQLRVEGFVPGIFYALDQPESIPFKVDMKELKLALQSEALIYHISVGGKKRNVLIKEIQYHYVSDEIIHVDFQGVRMDAIVEVGVPIHALGRPVGVKDEGGQLHMALLEILLRCRVSDIPAHIEIDISELHIGDAIHAGDLEIGDAELVTPSDTAVLSVARPRAIEEEALEAEEEVEEFLFDEEAEGEAGAKPADADEAEASKE
- a CDS encoding aminoacyl-tRNA hydrolase gives rise to the protein MQLIVGLGNPGPRYATTRHNFGFWVVDALAQQWRLAFKPGTGEYVCVVRSDGALAVIKPIAFMNDSGGPVSAALAFFGAAQTDMLVVSDDIDLPLGSMRFRARGSAGGHKGLAAVIFALESDEFPRLRLGIATDVQMRPSEKYVLEPFRSRDEPLVKATLRRALDGIHTYLQQGVDEAMTRFNPAPMGEPGAKLKETSSR
- a CDS encoding sodium-translocating pyrophosphatase, with translation MNFIPTIILPIGLLALLFAYWKSRWVARQDPGSERMREIGGAIREGAMAFIKAEYRIMALFVVAVGVLLFFLNRDRGPGLGLVAASFGVGASCSALAGYIGLRVATLANHRTTHAAATSLGKALELAFTGGSVMGLSVVGLGVIGLAGLFYLYEPMYTGLPQTMEVLSGFALGASSIALFARVGGGIYTKAADIGADLVGKLEAGIPEDDPRNPATIADNVGDNVGDVAGMGADLFESYVGSIIGAMVLGSVAITAGGADTAQLVMIPLFLAVAGTLASMLGTFTVRVREGGNPQVGLNAGVLTAGLLTLVATWFITRWQLPEAVMLGSKSVSGTAVFASAITGLIAGALVGLSTEYFTAENRGPVQHIARQSETGAATNLIAGLATGMYSTVAPVLLIATAIVVSHAYSGLYGIAIAALGMLSTTGIQLAVDAYGPIADNAGGIAEMSQQPPEVRQRTDRLDAVGNTTAAIGKGFAIGSAALTALALFAAFTRVVGLESIDVSEPIIMAGVLIGAMLPFLFSSLALQAVGAAAFEMIAEVRRQFREVPGLLEGTALPDYGACVSISTNAALRKMIAPGLLAIFAPVLVGFLASPSMLAGLLTGITTSGVLMALFMSNAGGAWDNAKKHIEAGAFGGKGSDAHKAAVTGDTVGDPFKDTAGPSLNILIKLTAVVSLVIAPLIK
- the rpsF gene encoding 30S ribosomal protein S6; this encodes MRYYEAIYIVHPNIEHEELDKLIGNTKASVEKRNREILYVENLGKKRLAYPIQKQRFGTYIMLQFRGDGAGNARLNQDLELEEKILAHMIVRIEEDEVREARKEEPESKPEGAVEKSPQKPKDVEPSEGKQVKAVEPDAPAEVDESAGVDGSPPPEKENPEPEGTE
- a CDS encoding single-stranded DNA-binding protein; the protein is MDLRMPDLNMILLAGNLTNDPKYSETKNGTPVVNFYMASNKRFKDRNGMIKEDVCFVGIVAWDNLAISCRDNLSKGSSVFVTGELQSRKLFTDGGAGRNVVEIKAKKIQFLDAHRVPIDDLGANAQNVTVGDSELASQNH
- a CDS encoding 30S ribosomal protein S18 codes for the protein MAFMSRRKVCKFCENRDQRIDYKDARTLRRFVTEQGKIIPRRITGVCARHQRELTQAIKRARNMALIHYTLDVTQS
- a CDS encoding 50S ribosomal protein L9, which encodes MEIILTQDVDSLGPVGQVLQVAPGYARNYLFPKGLALRATPANLRKLEEAARLAANRELRERAELGKLADKLAKTELTAQVTVGDDDKVFGSVTSQNIADLLAEKGYDLSRRDINLEEPIKALGQYDVEVKLGHGVTGSVKVWVVRE
- the priA gene encoding primosomal protein N', with translation MYAQVVLPLSSYKSFTYRIPTQIQEKIEAGTFVSVPFRNSRTTGVVIDVQPNTSYRGRIKPIRGVHGDFASLPRDLWDTLKWVSRYYFTPLGMVLKSALPLGFSDAATEGMQAVVRVTDEGRQALAVWAGRAPAQRAVLAQLVKEPEAVAVSALAAITTRPWPVCRRLEERGWVEVVMRRPVSDPTKVWRSAPAKTVELTEEQQRVVNAMSAAGAAGEFAPFLLRGVTGSGKTEAYLAAAQEVLSRGGSVLVLVPEIALTPQVAQRFRTTFGERVALWHSRLSRSERAWTWQELLKGRFSVVVGARSALFVPLPQLRLLIVDEEQEGSYKQEDPAPRYHARDVALIRGKFARAVVLLTSATPSTESYYNGLLNKFASLELKQRYGGAVYPKVSVVDMKVERQRSENYDLIISGPLEAAIADRLKRKEQVILLQNRRGYAPVIGCNDCGYTETCPHCAVLFTYHKSSGRLTCHFCGATAPGPEVCPDCGSPHIYLHGVGTEKVQERVQQLFPQARILRLDADTTRRRGAIYEQLESFAAGERDILVGTQMIAKGLDFENVTLVGVVNGDTALFLPDFRAGERTFQLVYQVCGRAGRRREKPGEAIIQTDHPDDIIIKAAARLDVRRFYNQVMAERKELLYPPFSRLVRLLLQGKREAQVWQRARDLRSRLTPLPGGISLLGPASAPYERLRGVWRVHLLLKSSRATDPGGKRLHQLVASRIPQSWLERSHQGVRLKLDVDPVALL
- a CDS encoding class I SAM-dependent methyltransferase, producing MLSFLPDEIEAYCRQQTSQEDPIYRDLTSYTQANTETPQMLAGYMVGAVLQLLARTLGARRVLEVGAFTGYSTLKLAEALPDNGEVHTCEINPQYAGIVDDFAARVPWGKKITIHIGPASETIEQLQAPFDLAFIDADKENYRSYYQACKALLRTGGVIVLDNALWSGRVLSPDDAPSRAIAETNTFITADPDVSNVLLPVRDGLMVAYKL
- a CDS encoding glutaredoxin — protein: MARINMYVTTWCPYCAQAKQLLRSLGASWEETNIDQMGMTRAELAGLTGGYTVPQIVINGQPIGGFDDLYALNVSGQLQDLLQD